The following coding sequences lie in one Cryptosporangium aurantiacum genomic window:
- a CDS encoding nuclear transport factor 2 family protein, producing the protein MSAARVALLHDRVEILDALYRFGLGQDRKDRELFASAFAADAELDFRPTAAKWGAQVPLMSGRDTIVTTILGMFAGRVDTTHQVTNPRVEIDGDIARLTALVEAQHLLSADHGVFALLKNFYEVELVRDGERWVIRQLRIDNAWFTGDPTAIFTA; encoded by the coding sequence ATGTCCGCTGCTCGCGTGGCGTTATTGCACGACCGCGTCGAGATCCTCGACGCGCTCTACCGCTTCGGTCTCGGCCAGGACCGGAAGGACCGGGAACTGTTCGCATCGGCGTTCGCCGCGGACGCCGAGCTGGATTTCCGGCCGACGGCGGCCAAGTGGGGCGCCCAGGTGCCGCTGATGTCCGGCCGGGACACGATCGTGACGACGATCCTCGGAATGTTCGCCGGGCGGGTCGACACCACCCACCAGGTCACGAACCCGCGTGTGGAGATCGACGGTGACATCGCCCGGCTGACCGCTCTGGTCGAGGCCCAGCACCTGCTCAGCGCCGACCACGGCGTGTTCGCGCTGCTGAAGAACTTCTACGAGGTCGAGCTCGTGCGCGACGGCGAGCGCTGGGTGATCCGGCAGCTCCGCATCGACAACGCCTGGTTCACCGGCGATCCGACCGCGATCTTCACCGCCTGA
- a CDS encoding FAD-binding oxidoreductase, whose translation MKNLRSAVRGRVLLPGDAGFADAARPWNLAVEQPVAAVVDAEDADDVAALVSHARAHGLTVAAQPSGHGATGDVEGVVLLRIRRLDELRVDPDARTARVGAGVTWGQVQAVAGPHGLTGLPGSSPAVSVVGYTLGGGLSWFGRKYGWAADSVTAFDVVDADGRRARVTAETDAELFWALRGGGGDFAIVTAVEFGLHPAPALYGGRVLWPADRAPDVLAAFRDLTTDAPDELTVWADLLQFPGAAPLVAVDATYLGDPVEGRALLRALDEVGPPISDGRSLLPIADVGAITAEPVDPAPGLFRGELLTGLDDAVLKAVVAAPIDPLLSVQIRQLGGALAGPSDSPHGPLTEPYAIYLFGAPTPATAAAIRAREDQLIADLGPHVGGRKPFTFLAPGESVSAAFHPGAVARLRAVKDDRDPERVFRSNFPVHSGQIHSRPQ comes from the coding sequence ATGAAGAACCTGCGCTCTGCCGTCCGCGGACGGGTGCTGTTGCCCGGAGACGCCGGCTTCGCCGACGCCGCGCGGCCGTGGAACCTCGCCGTCGAACAACCGGTGGCCGCGGTGGTCGACGCCGAGGACGCCGACGACGTCGCCGCGCTGGTCAGCCACGCACGCGCCCACGGGCTGACGGTGGCGGCCCAGCCCAGCGGACACGGCGCCACCGGTGACGTCGAGGGTGTGGTCCTGCTCCGCATCCGGCGGCTCGACGAGCTGCGCGTCGACCCGGACGCCCGCACCGCTCGCGTCGGCGCCGGCGTGACGTGGGGCCAGGTCCAGGCCGTCGCCGGGCCACACGGGCTGACCGGCCTCCCGGGCAGCTCCCCGGCGGTCAGCGTCGTCGGTTACACGCTCGGCGGCGGGTTGAGCTGGTTCGGCCGCAAGTACGGGTGGGCTGCCGACAGCGTCACCGCGTTCGACGTCGTCGACGCCGACGGGCGCCGCGCCCGGGTGACCGCCGAAACCGACGCCGAGCTGTTCTGGGCACTTCGCGGGGGCGGTGGTGACTTCGCGATCGTCACCGCAGTCGAGTTCGGACTGCACCCGGCGCCCGCGCTGTACGGCGGGCGGGTGCTCTGGCCCGCCGATCGTGCACCCGACGTGCTGGCGGCGTTCCGCGACCTCACCACCGACGCGCCGGACGAGCTCACGGTCTGGGCCGACCTGCTGCAGTTCCCGGGCGCTGCGCCGCTGGTCGCGGTCGACGCCACCTACCTCGGTGACCCGGTCGAGGGGCGAGCGCTGCTGCGCGCCCTGGACGAGGTCGGTCCGCCGATCTCGGACGGACGGAGTCTGCTTCCGATCGCCGACGTGGGCGCGATCACCGCCGAACCGGTGGATCCCGCTCCCGGCCTCTTCCGCGGCGAGCTGCTGACCGGGCTGGACGACGCGGTGCTCAAGGCGGTGGTCGCCGCGCCGATCGACCCGCTGCTGAGCGTCCAAATCAGGCAGTTGGGAGGCGCGCTGGCCGGGCCGTCCGACAGTCCGCACGGACCGTTGACCGAGCCGTATGCGATCTACCTGTTCGGTGCGCCGACGCCCGCCACCGCGGCGGCCATTCGGGCCCGGGAGGATCAGCTGATCGCCGACCTCGGCCCGCACGTCGGCGGACGCAAGCCGTTCACGTTCCTCGCGCCGGGGGAGAGCGTCAGCGCCGCGTTCCACCCGGGTGCGGTCGCTCGGCTCCGGGCGGTCAAGGATGATCGCGACCCCGAGCGGGTGTTCCGCAGCAACTTCCCTGTCCATTCGGGTCAGATCCACAGCAGGCCCCAGTAG
- a CDS encoding alpha/beta hydrolase, producing the protein MKRLVLALAALVTMIAMMVVSSAASAASDVTTTEVSFTSSDGVTLHGTVFAPRTATGRQPGLVLLEGAGNRGRSYLRAEAEAYARHGVVTLAYDKRSVGYSLLKRDYGLLADDALAAVRVLRTRQGVDPDRIGLWALSEGAFVAPIAAGRSDEVAFVITVGAVGVTPAAQTAWAYGPYLEHAGVTGRLARTLQTTVLGTAIDVGLFPEYDFDPVPAWERVRQPVLAQWGEFDRDSVPRESSRLIREALERGGNTQHSVRIVASVNHNLHTTANEGFDRLPTLPAGYADAEVAWIHDPSRTPTGVELAPEAPTPDPVGAGTRWILVTGAVMVLGGLAFGLIRAGRLPKAFRWLAVLAPVSVLWTLCYMFFLLASAGKVTGPVVAGRPVAWLFTQLLAVGTVVAALAVLAAWHRPSKLTSAGRIRTGALTAVAALTLPWTIYWGLLWI; encoded by the coding sequence ATGAAACGGCTAGTGCTAGCACTGGCGGCGCTGGTGACGATGATCGCGATGATGGTCGTATCGTCCGCAGCGTCCGCTGCCTCGGACGTCACGACCACCGAGGTTTCATTCACCAGCAGCGACGGCGTCACCCTGCACGGCACGGTGTTCGCCCCCCGCACCGCCACCGGGCGCCAGCCCGGCCTCGTCCTGCTCGAGGGTGCGGGCAACCGTGGCCGGTCGTACCTGCGTGCGGAGGCCGAGGCCTACGCACGTCACGGTGTCGTGACGCTGGCCTACGACAAGCGGTCGGTCGGGTATTCGCTGCTGAAGCGGGACTACGGGCTGCTTGCCGACGACGCGCTGGCGGCCGTCCGGGTACTGCGGACCCGCCAGGGCGTCGATCCCGATCGGATCGGTCTCTGGGCACTGTCCGAGGGAGCGTTCGTCGCGCCGATCGCTGCCGGTCGATCCGACGAGGTGGCGTTCGTGATCACGGTCGGGGCGGTCGGGGTCACCCCGGCGGCGCAGACCGCCTGGGCGTACGGCCCGTATCTCGAGCACGCCGGTGTCACCGGGCGCCTCGCGCGAACGCTGCAGACCACCGTGCTGGGCACCGCGATCGACGTCGGCCTGTTCCCGGAGTACGACTTCGACCCGGTGCCGGCCTGGGAGCGCGTGCGCCAGCCGGTGCTCGCCCAGTGGGGAGAGTTCGACCGTGACAGCGTGCCCAGGGAGAGCAGTCGGCTGATCCGCGAGGCGCTCGAGCGTGGCGGCAACACGCAGCACAGCGTCCGCATCGTGGCGTCGGTGAACCACAACCTGCACACGACCGCGAACGAGGGTTTCGACCGCCTGCCGACGCTGCCGGCCGGATACGCGGACGCCGAGGTGGCGTGGATCCACGATCCGTCCCGGACGCCGACAGGCGTCGAACTCGCCCCGGAGGCGCCCACGCCCGACCCGGTCGGCGCGGGAACCCGCTGGATTCTGGTCACCGGAGCAGTGATGGTCCTCGGTGGGCTGGCCTTCGGCCTGATCCGGGCCGGGCGGCTCCCGAAGGCCTTCCGGTGGCTCGCCGTGCTCGCTCCGGTCAGCGTGCTGTGGACGCTCTGCTACATGTTCTTTCTGCTGGCCTCCGCAGGCAAGGTGACCGGCCCGGTGGTCGCGGGGAGGCCGGTCGCCTGGCTGTTCACGCAACTGCTCGCCGTCGGCACCGTCGTGGCTGCCCTCGCGGTCCTGGCCGCCTGGCACCGCCCGTCAAAGCTGACATCGGCGGGGCGGATCCGGACCGGCGCCCTCACCGCGGTCGCCGCGCTCACGCTCCCCTGGACGATCTACTGGGGCCTGCTGTGGATCTGA
- a CDS encoding sensor histidine kinase codes for MRNRVRELLWLAAGAALGLPAPILIALAVAAVPASLAAGIGLGLLAGVVWASRLLAGFQRRRVGIPVPYRPLPAGPILRLRAVLVDPATRRDLAWLVCQFVAGTGSFVVALVLWLTALQCLTAPILRAALPERAGYDPVILELVGGSGPTTWLLVPVGVALVVVATRVPRYLIRGQTWLAGALLGPTAAADLAAKVDRLTTDRAATVDASAAELRRIERDLHDGAQARLVAMAMNLGVAEDLIDDDPAVAKVMLSEARAGAGAALTELRDLVRGIHPPILADRGLAEAVRALVLGSAVPVDLDLRLERRLAAPVESAAYFAIAETVTNAIRHGAASHVLVTLIDAGEALRISVYDDGCGGADPTAGTGLLGIRRRLSAFDGSLSVHSPLGGPTEIEMELPCVS; via the coding sequence GTGCGAAATCGAGTGCGTGAGCTGTTGTGGCTGGCCGCGGGCGCCGCGCTGGGGCTGCCCGCGCCGATCCTGATCGCGCTGGCCGTCGCCGCGGTGCCGGCGAGCCTCGCGGCGGGGATCGGCCTCGGACTACTCGCGGGGGTGGTGTGGGCTTCCCGGCTGCTGGCCGGATTCCAGCGACGTCGTGTCGGGATCCCGGTGCCCTATCGGCCGCTACCCGCGGGTCCGATCCTCCGGTTGCGAGCGGTGCTGGTCGATCCGGCCACTCGCCGCGACTTGGCCTGGCTGGTCTGCCAGTTCGTCGCCGGTACCGGGAGCTTCGTGGTGGCGCTCGTGCTCTGGTTGACCGCGTTGCAGTGCCTGACCGCGCCGATCCTGCGTGCGGCCCTCCCGGAGCGAGCCGGATACGACCCGGTCATCCTGGAACTCGTCGGAGGGTCCGGGCCGACCACGTGGCTGCTGGTGCCGGTCGGAGTGGCCCTGGTCGTCGTCGCCACCCGCGTTCCGCGTTATCTGATCCGCGGGCAAACCTGGCTGGCCGGAGCGCTGCTCGGTCCGACGGCAGCCGCCGACCTCGCGGCGAAGGTGGACCGGCTGACCACCGACCGCGCCGCCACCGTGGACGCGTCCGCTGCCGAGCTGCGCCGCATCGAACGGGACCTGCACGACGGTGCCCAGGCCAGGCTGGTGGCGATGGCGATGAACCTCGGTGTCGCCGAGGACCTCATCGACGACGACCCGGCGGTCGCGAAGGTGATGTTGAGCGAGGCCCGCGCCGGTGCGGGCGCTGCGCTGACCGAGCTGCGTGACCTCGTGCGAGGAATTCACCCGCCGATCCTGGCCGACCGCGGGCTGGCCGAGGCCGTGCGCGCTCTCGTGCTGGGCAGCGCGGTCCCGGTCGACCTCGACCTGAGGTTGGAGAGGCGGTTGGCCGCGCCGGTCGAGTCCGCGGCGTACTTCGCGATCGCCGAGACCGTGACCAACGCGATCCGGCACGGCGCCGCGTCCCACGTGCTGGTGACGTTGATCGACGCCGGCGAGGCGTTACGCATCAGCGTGTATGACGACGGGTGCGGTGGCGCGGATCCCACCGCGGGTACCGGCCTGCTCGGCATCCGGCGTCGGCTGTCGGCTTTTGACGGCTCGCTGAGCGTGCACAGCCCGCTGGGCGGACCGACCGAGATCGAGATGGAGCTGCCGTGCGTGTCCTGA
- a CDS encoding response regulator, whose amino-acid sequence MRVLIAEDQVLLRDGLTRMLSVYGFEVATATPDGTRLAEEIINARPDVAVLDVRLPPTFTDEGIRAALAARRAVPGLPILILSQYVERLYARELLADRAGAIGYLLKDRVGEVRQFVDAIRTVADGGTVMDPDVVAQLLRGPDTLGALTSRERDVLRLMAEGHSNGAIAERLVITEKSVSNVINTMFGKLGLPPDAHHHRRVLAVLSYLDHR is encoded by the coding sequence GTGCGTGTCCTGATCGCCGAAGACCAGGTGTTACTGCGGGACGGGCTGACCCGGATGCTGAGCGTCTACGGCTTCGAGGTGGCCACGGCGACGCCGGACGGCACCCGGCTGGCGGAGGAGATCATCAACGCCCGGCCGGACGTGGCTGTGCTCGACGTCCGGCTGCCCCCGACGTTCACCGACGAGGGGATACGCGCCGCGCTCGCCGCCCGGCGCGCGGTTCCCGGACTACCGATCCTGATCCTCTCGCAGTACGTCGAACGGCTCTACGCGCGCGAGTTGCTCGCCGACCGGGCCGGCGCGATCGGGTACCTGCTCAAGGATCGGGTCGGTGAGGTCCGTCAGTTCGTCGACGCGATCCGGACCGTCGCGGACGGTGGCACGGTCATGGATCCGGACGTCGTCGCGCAACTGCTCCGCGGACCGGACACGCTCGGCGCACTGACCAGCCGGGAACGGGACGTACTGCGGCTGATGGCCGAGGGACACTCGAACGGGGCGATCGCGGAGCGTCTGGTGATCACCGAGAAGTCCGTCAGCAACGTGATCAACACGATGTTCGGCAAGCTCGGCCTGCCGCCGGATGCCCATCACCACCGGCGGGTCCTCGCGGTGCTCAGCTACCTCGATCACCGCTGA
- a CDS encoding iron chaperone, with protein sequence MTTTQKYDGFTDDERDAMKQRAKELKTRARRGAKADTESDVLAKIAEMSESDRAIAERLHTVIKAAAPVLTPKLWYGMPAYARDGKVVCFFQSAAKFKTRFAMLGFSDEANLDDGTMWSTYFALTELDADNEARISALVKQAVS encoded by the coding sequence ATGACCACCACGCAGAAGTACGACGGCTTCACCGACGACGAGCGCGACGCGATGAAGCAGCGCGCCAAGGAGCTCAAGACCCGCGCCCGCCGGGGCGCCAAGGCCGACACCGAGAGCGACGTGCTCGCGAAGATCGCCGAGATGTCGGAGTCCGACCGCGCGATCGCCGAGCGGCTGCACACCGTGATCAAGGCCGCCGCGCCGGTGCTCACCCCGAAGCTCTGGTACGGGATGCCTGCCTACGCCCGCGACGGCAAGGTCGTCTGCTTCTTCCAGAGCGCCGCGAAGTTCAAGACGCGGTTCGCGATGCTCGGCTTCAGCGACGAGGCGAACCTCGACGACGGCACGATGTGGTCGACCTACTTCGCGCTGACCGAGCTGGACGCCGACAACGAGGCCAGGATCAGCGCGCTCGTGAAGCAGGCCGTGAGCTGA
- a CDS encoding carboxymuconolactone decarboxylase family protein, which yields MTTERMPNPAALLPEAMDALMALNRVISGAGVDGKLLALTHLRASQINGCSPCVAGGAQQARRHGLSAEQVDTVAAWRETPWFSDEERAVLALAEAVTRLADRPDPVPDQVWDVAATHFDQKELAALLLNIAVTNTFNRLNAPTRRQAGAW from the coding sequence ATGACCACCGAGCGCATGCCGAACCCAGCGGCTCTGCTCCCCGAGGCCATGGACGCCCTGATGGCTCTCAACCGGGTCATCTCCGGAGCCGGGGTCGACGGCAAGCTACTGGCGCTCACTCACCTGCGGGCCAGCCAGATCAACGGCTGCAGCCCGTGCGTGGCCGGGGGCGCCCAGCAGGCCCGCAGGCACGGCCTGTCCGCGGAGCAGGTGGACACCGTCGCCGCCTGGCGGGAGACGCCCTGGTTCAGCGACGAGGAACGTGCCGTGCTGGCTCTGGCCGAGGCCGTCACCCGGCTCGCCGACCGGCCCGATCCGGTCCCGGACCAGGTGTGGGACGTGGCCGCCACGCATTTCGACCAGAAGGAACTGGCCGCGCTGCTGCTGAACATCGCGGTCACCAACACGTTCAACCGGCTCAACGCACCGACCCGCCGGCAAGCCGGCGCCTGGTAA
- a CDS encoding ATP-binding protein: MAQLARIKELSGLSLRALARDSGLSSSSLSRYLTGRLVPPWDAVVALCRVVGRDPRPLRAVWAEANKAGAAPAPRRNDLPADLFDFTGRDAEAAQVEELLRTAGAVVIDGMGGVGKTSLAVHVAHRLAPAYPDGGLYVDLQGFTPGQEPLEPPAALGRLLIALDVTHPPPGAAERSALWRSELSRRRALVVLDNAVDAEQVRPLLPGAGKSAVLITSRHRLVSLDGVPPVSLAPLADGDAASLFGRAAGLALGDAVGVDQVLQQCGGLPLALRMAGARLRHRPGWTVAVLAERLRDSAGRFDAVFGMSLQQLDAVQRRVFRLLGMLPGADFDAVTAGALVDLAPGRLEAVLDELVDAHLVQELAPGRYRMHDLIRQYASALAADEEPSPQAEAAVQRVLRHYLAQAVTHDRALPSPQRREPSAGDPARAMEWFDLEYVNLVAAFDAAVRLGLDEVVAGLPQAMRVWFFRHRGTDDQARMLEAGAAAAARLGRDQERAALLADLGYARAAAGRLTEALAAYELAEQAGPSGDDVAAALALRIGFVRRDLGDLEAAQAHFRRARELFEKVGNTAGQSQALAFEGWVTLHLGRPGEAVELARASVARAAGPARVAGLVTLGLALAPDDPAESLRTLREALQVSELPHNQAWCHNALGIALRITGSYDEAIEHHRRATELLEPLAEVQLEIDVLHSYAETCRVAGRDDEALVLLDRVIALARALGRPHDEEVARAARDALP; this comes from the coding sequence GTGGCTCAGCTCGCTCGGATCAAGGAGCTGAGCGGGCTGAGTCTGCGCGCCCTCGCCCGCGATTCGGGGCTGAGCAGCTCGTCGTTGTCGCGGTACTTGACCGGCCGGCTCGTGCCGCCGTGGGACGCCGTGGTGGCGCTGTGCCGGGTCGTGGGCCGTGACCCCCGGCCGCTGCGAGCGGTGTGGGCCGAGGCGAACAAGGCCGGCGCGGCACCCGCGCCGCGTCGCAACGACCTGCCTGCCGACCTGTTCGACTTCACCGGCCGGGACGCGGAGGCCGCGCAGGTCGAAGAGCTGCTGCGCACCGCGGGCGCGGTCGTGATCGACGGCATGGGGGGCGTGGGCAAGACCAGCCTGGCCGTGCACGTGGCTCATCGGCTCGCCCCGGCGTATCCGGACGGCGGGCTCTACGTCGACCTGCAGGGCTTCACCCCGGGTCAGGAGCCGCTGGAGCCACCGGCTGCGCTCGGCCGGCTGTTGATCGCGCTGGACGTCACGCATCCACCGCCCGGCGCGGCTGAACGGTCGGCCCTCTGGCGGTCGGAGCTGTCCCGACGCCGTGCGCTCGTCGTGCTCGACAACGCGGTCGACGCGGAGCAGGTGCGCCCGCTGCTGCCCGGCGCCGGGAAGTCCGCGGTGCTGATCACCAGCAGGCACCGGCTGGTGAGCCTGGACGGGGTGCCGCCGGTATCCCTGGCGCCGCTGGCCGACGGTGACGCGGCGAGCCTGTTCGGCCGGGCGGCGGGGTTGGCTTTGGGTGATGCCGTCGGGGTGGACCAGGTACTGCAGCAGTGCGGTGGGCTCCCGCTGGCGCTGCGGATGGCGGGTGCGCGGCTGCGGCACCGTCCGGGGTGGACGGTGGCGGTCCTGGCCGAGCGCCTGCGGGACTCCGCCGGTCGCTTCGACGCCGTGTTCGGCATGTCACTGCAGCAGCTCGACGCGGTGCAGCGCCGCGTCTTCCGGCTCCTCGGCATGCTGCCGGGCGCCGACTTCGACGCGGTGACCGCGGGCGCGCTCGTCGACCTGGCGCCCGGCCGGCTGGAAGCGGTGCTGGACGAGCTGGTCGACGCCCATCTCGTCCAGGAACTCGCGCCAGGGCGCTACCGGATGCACGACCTGATCCGGCAGTACGCGTCTGCCCTCGCCGCCGACGAAGAGCCGTCGCCGCAGGCCGAGGCCGCCGTGCAGCGGGTCCTGCGGCACTACCTGGCGCAGGCCGTCACCCACGATCGCGCGCTGCCCTCGCCGCAGCGGAGGGAGCCGTCGGCGGGCGATCCGGCGAGGGCGATGGAGTGGTTCGACCTCGAGTACGTCAACCTGGTCGCGGCCTTCGACGCCGCGGTGCGGCTCGGGCTGGACGAGGTGGTGGCCGGGCTGCCGCAGGCCATGCGGGTCTGGTTCTTCCGGCACCGCGGAACCGACGACCAGGCGCGCATGCTGGAGGCGGGAGCGGCCGCCGCGGCACGACTCGGCCGCGACCAGGAGCGGGCCGCGCTGCTCGCGGACCTCGGTTACGCCCGCGCCGCCGCCGGGCGCCTCACCGAGGCGCTCGCCGCGTACGAGCTGGCCGAGCAGGCTGGGCCTTCCGGTGACGACGTCGCCGCTGCGCTGGCGCTGCGGATCGGCTTCGTGCGCCGCGATCTCGGTGACCTCGAAGCGGCACAGGCGCACTTCCGGCGGGCACGCGAGCTGTTCGAGAAGGTGGGAAACACGGCCGGGCAGTCCCAAGCGCTGGCCTTCGAGGGGTGGGTGACGCTCCACCTCGGACGGCCCGGTGAGGCCGTCGAGCTCGCTCGGGCGTCCGTTGCTCGGGCCGCGGGGCCCGCTCGGGTCGCCGGCCTGGTGACGCTGGGGCTCGCGCTGGCGCCGGACGACCCGGCGGAGTCGCTGCGGACGCTCCGCGAGGCGTTGCAGGTGTCCGAACTGCCGCACAACCAGGCGTGGTGTCACAACGCCCTCGGCATCGCACTGCGGATCACCGGGTCGTACGACGAGGCGATCGAGCACCACCGGCGGGCCACTGAGCTGCTGGAACCGCTGGCCGAGGTCCAGTTGGAGATCGACGTCCTGCACAGCTACGCCGAGACCTGCCGGGTGGCGGGACGCGACGACGAGGCGCTGGTGCTGCTCGACCGGGTCATCGCGCTGGCCCGTGCGCTGGGCCGACCCCACGACGAGGAAGTCGCCCGCGCAGCGCGGGACGCGCTTCCGTAG